From the Clostridiales bacterium genome, one window contains:
- a CDS encoding CapA family protein → MKFRRWYVYVLIVCVITLGIFSWHTSIKHNINNNKQEITRNQDALPQKPEPDEQEEQKKEPVDISLVAVGDDLMHLEVINDFKKSDGSYDFTPLYSDIKDEVSSADIAFINQETILGGTKLGLSGYPTFNSPQELGRDLIKVGFNVINHATNHALDKGVKGINNTISFWRSHPEVTMVGIYESQEDRDTIRVVDKKGIKIAFLSYAYGTNGIPIPKGKPYIVNIIDKNLIANDVKRAKELADAVIVSLHWGNEYQEVPSKQQKELASYLADLGVTLIIGHHPHVLEPVEWMKGKDGNNMLVAYSLGNLVSCQNEIPRLVGGMLKLNIEKDVNDRISIKNPEIIPVVTHYERYAKGFRIYKLKDYTDSLAKAHGLNRLGKHVTVQAFKNEASAVLKGWYNLK, encoded by the coding sequence ATGAAATTTAGAAGATGGTACGTATATGTTTTGATCGTTTGCGTTATAACTCTTGGTATATTTTCATGGCATACGTCCATAAAGCATAATATAAATAACAACAAGCAGGAAATAACTAGAAATCAGGATGCATTGCCGCAGAAACCAGAGCCGGATGAGCAGGAAGAGCAAAAAAAGGAGCCTGTAGATATTTCACTTGTGGCCGTAGGAGATGACCTTATGCATCTTGAAGTTATAAATGACTTTAAAAAGTCGGACGGCAGTTATGATTTTACTCCGCTTTATAGTGATATTAAAGATGAAGTTTCAAGTGCTGATATAGCCTTTATAAATCAGGAGACTATACTCGGTGGAACAAAGCTTGGTTTATCAGGTTATCCGACTTTTAATTCGCCCCAGGAATTAGGGAGAGACCTTATAAAAGTTGGATTTAATGTAATAAATCATGCAACAAATCATGCTCTTGATAAAGGGGTAAAGGGAATAAACAACACTATTTCTTTCTGGAGATCACACCCGGAGGTTACTATGGTAGGGATATATGAAAGCCAAGAGGATAGGGATACTATAAGAGTCGTAGATAAAAAGGGTATAAAAATCGCATTTTTATCTTATGCATATGGCACAAATGGCATACCGATTCCTAAAGGTAAACCTTACATAGTAAATATAATAGATAAAAATCTTATAGCTAATGATGTAAAGCGCGCAAAAGAACTTGCTGATGCTGTCATAGTATCCCTGCATTGGGGGAATGAATATCAGGAAGTCCCGTCGAAGCAGCAAAAAGAGCTTGCCTCGTATTTAGCAGATCTTGGAGTGACGTTAATAATAGGGCATCATCCCCATGTGCTTGAACCAGTTGAGTGGATGAAAGGGAAAGATGGGAACAATATGCTTGTGGCTTATTCACTCGGAAATCTCGTTTCATGCCAGAATGAAATTCCAAGGCTCGTAGGCGGGATGCTCAAGCTCAATATAGAAAAAGATGTTAATGACAGGATATCGATAAAAAATCCCGAAATTATACCTGTTGTCACACATTATGAGAGATATGCAAAGGGGTTTAGAATATACAAATTAAAAGACTATACCGATAGCCTTGCAAAAGCCCATGGATTAAACAGGCTGGGAAAGCATGTTACCGTCCAGGCATTTAAGAATGAGGCATCGGCGGTTTTAAAAGGCTGGTACAATTTAAAATAA
- a CDS encoding HDIG domain-containing protein, which translates to MLYRIKQFFRGIFVCVPPESGILIKRYLNKKEYDLFMKLPPYERAHALNTAFTVQGFGDIDNKEIIVKAALLHDIGKVGSGIGIFGKSILVLTDKFFPDFSHKLSQKIDMFKIYYKHPEIGAKLLESIGTDKKVILLVENHHSNKYIKGIEYLKKADSLN; encoded by the coding sequence ATGCTGTATAGAATAAAACAGTTTTTTAGAGGTATTTTTGTTTGCGTCCCGCCTGAAAGTGGTATACTTATTAAAAGATATTTAAATAAAAAAGAATATGATCTTTTTATGAAACTTCCTCCTTATGAAAGAGCTCATGCTTTGAATACTGCTTTTACAGTTCAAGGTTTCGGAGATATCGATAATAAGGAGATTATCGTGAAGGCGGCACTGCTCCACGATATAGGAAAAGTCGGCAGCGGTATTGGCATATTCGGGAAATCTATTTTAGTTTTGACGGATAAATTTTTTCCTGATTTTTCACATAAACTTTCACAAAAAATCGATATGTTTAAAATATATTATAAACATCCTGAAATAGGAGCTAAATTATTGGAAAGCATAGGAACAGATAAAAAAGTAATATTGCTGGTTGAAAATCATCATTCAAATAAATATATAAAGGGAATAGAGTATTTAAAAAAAGCTGACAGTTTAAATTGA
- a CDS encoding transcription repressor NadR: MKGKERRQQIIELLNTHGRPVNGTYLSQKLMVSRQVIVQDIAILRAKGTNIIATPRGYIIPDYPESRYLKRIIACIHDNEGIEDELNTIISCGGRVIDVMVEHPLYGELRGMLMLFSKNDVDDYINKLRASNGKPLLVLTGGVHLHTIEADSIKKLDMIEDKLREKGYFLDTKV, encoded by the coding sequence ATGAAGGGGAAAGAAAGAAGACAGCAGATAATAGAACTTTTAAATACCCATGGCAGACCTGTAAACGGTACGTATTTATCCCAAAAATTAATGGTATCGAGGCAGGTTATCGTTCAGGATATTGCAATATTGAGAGCAAAGGGGACAAATATCATCGCTACGCCGAGGGGATATATAATACCGGATTATCCTGAAAGCAGATATCTAAAAAGAATAATTGCATGCATACACGATAATGAAGGAATAGAGGATGAGCTAAATACAATTATTTCATGCGGCGGAAGGGTTATCGATGTGATGGTAGAGCATCCGCTTTATGGAGAACTCAGGGGAATGCTTATGTTATTTTCAAAAAACGATGTTGACGATTATATAAATAAATTAAGGGCAAGCAACGGGAAACCGCTTTTAGTCCTTACAGGAGGTGTTCACCTTCATACTATAGAAGCCGACAGCATAAAAAAACTGGACATGATAGAAGATAAACTGAGGGAGAAGGGCTATTTTCTGGATACAAAAGTATAG
- a CDS encoding UPF0182 family protein, whose amino-acid sequence MKLEKLLNWKVILAALVILLIIFFSSIINFLVNVQWFVEVGYSSVFFTKLFTELKFGIPIFVVLFLIIYFYLLFMKGQYIKYSKAIYSKQQLKSASVKLFLVAFILSALIAFGITSSKWDDILKFIYATPFNLKDPLFGKDISFYMFRLPMYRTIYNFAFSTLFIITILNLIFYLVVAINTMSENRYSDYNVLQMDRHRRFMIGKGVFEFAAKQMSFFICAIFIMVGIGYLFKNYNLVYSSRGVAFGASYTDVHVTYLFNRILMALSIVAALSIFYAMYKKKVKLTLWVIGIMIGASLVQGIFETAVQKLVVFPNEIVKEKPYIDFNIKYTRLAYGLDNVEQKDFPAEQNLTPQDIASNKNTIDNIRINDFAPALDVYNQLQGIRPYYRFSDVDIDRYTINGKYTQVFAAARELDKDKLPAGSQTWQNKHLLYTHGYGITMSPVNSVTSEGQPNFIIKDIPPVSSSDIKVDRPEIYFGELANDYIITNTKQKEIDYPSGDSNNYTTYQGSAGIKLNGLNRLLFMIKEGSFNFLLSNAITSNSKIILNRNIVQRVQQIAPFLIYDKDPYIVVNGGKLYWIIDAYTASSAYPYSEPINNINYIRNSVKVIIDAYNGKTNFYIYDKKDPIAMTYNKIFPHLFKSADELPSGLKEHLRYPEDIFDIQLEIYKKYHMTDSSIFYTREDMWSVSGPTADTDQAQAQNNSEPSYIIMKLPDGKDEEFMLINPYTPAGKGNMVAWLSARMDKENYGKLIVYKFPRQKTVYGPSQFKAMVNSDPTISKEKSLWNQQGSGIMEGTTITIPIDKSLLYVMPLYIKSTGSNSIPEMKRVILGYGDRIVMEDTLGKALNSMFNIQNTGTTTTQQEENTHPGTTTINENAGNLIKEANDEFAKAKDAQQKGDWAGYGSHINKLESLLKQLNELSK is encoded by the coding sequence ATGAAACTTGAAAAGTTGTTAAATTGGAAAGTTATACTTGCAGCCCTTGTTATTTTGCTTATAATATTTTTTTCAAGTATAATAAATTTTTTGGTCAATGTCCAATGGTTCGTAGAAGTTGGATATTCCAGCGTGTTTTTTACAAAGCTATTTACCGAATTAAAGTTTGGGATTCCTATATTTGTTGTTTTATTTTTAATAATCTATTTTTATTTGTTATTTATGAAAGGACAATATATAAAGTATTCAAAAGCGATATATTCCAAGCAGCAGCTTAAATCTGCAAGTGTCAAATTATTTCTGGTGGCATTTATACTTTCTGCATTGATAGCGTTTGGCATAACATCGTCAAAATGGGACGATATTTTAAAATTTATATATGCAACCCCGTTTAATTTAAAGGATCCGCTGTTTGGGAAGGATATAAGTTTTTACATGTTCAGGCTTCCTATGTATAGGACGATTTACAATTTTGCGTTCAGCACGCTTTTTATAATAACTATATTAAATCTTATATTTTATCTTGTAGTTGCAATAAACACCATGAGCGAAAACAGATATTCCGACTACAATGTTCTTCAAATGGATAGGCACAGGAGATTCATGATAGGAAAGGGCGTGTTTGAATTTGCCGCAAAGCAGATGTCATTTTTCATCTGCGCCATATTTATAATGGTAGGAATAGGCTATTTGTTTAAAAATTATAACCTTGTTTATTCCTCAAGGGGTGTGGCATTTGGAGCAAGCTATACCGATGTCCATGTAACATATCTGTTTAACAGGATACTTATGGCATTAAGCATAGTTGCAGCTCTTTCCATATTCTATGCAATGTATAAAAAGAAAGTAAAGCTTACATTGTGGGTAATAGGAATAATGATAGGCGCATCCCTTGTACAGGGGATTTTTGAAACAGCTGTACAAAAACTCGTCGTATTTCCAAATGAAATAGTTAAAGAAAAACCATATATAGATTTCAATATCAAATATACAAGGCTTGCATATGGGTTGGATAATGTTGAGCAGAAGGATTTTCCGGCAGAACAGAATTTAACGCCCCAGGATATAGCCAGCAATAAAAATACCATAGATAACATAAGAATAAACGATTTTGCGCCGGCACTCGATGTATACAATCAGCTTCAGGGGATAAGGCCGTATTACAGGTTTAGCGATGTGGATATTGACAGATATACTATAAATGGAAAATATACGCAGGTTTTTGCTGCCGCAAGAGAGCTTGATAAAGATAAACTTCCGGCCGGATCACAGACATGGCAAAACAAACACCTTTTGTATACGCATGGCTATGGAATAACGATGTCACCGGTAAATAGCGTTACTTCGGAAGGGCAACCTAATTTCATAATAAAGGATATTCCACCGGTATCCTCATCGGATATAAAAGTAGACAGACCGGAGATATATTTCGGTGAGCTTGCGAATGATTATATAATAACCAATACAAAGCAGAAGGAGATCGATTACCCTTCCGGTGATTCAAATAATTATACTACCTATCAGGGTAGTGCCGGAATAAAATTAAATGGATTGAACAGATTGCTTTTTATGATAAAAGAAGGAAGCTTTAACTTCCTGCTTTCAAATGCCATAACATCCAATAGCAAGATAATATTGAACAGGAATATTGTTCAAAGGGTCCAGCAGATCGCTCCATTTTTAATATATGATAAGGATCCATATATTGTAGTAAATGGAGGAAAACTTTACTGGATAATAGATGCATATACGGCAAGTTCGGCTTATCCTTATTCGGAGCCTATAAATAATATCAATTATATAAGAAATTCCGTAAAGGTTATAATTGATGCGTATAATGGCAAAACAAATTTTTACATTTATGATAAAAAGGATCCGATAGCCATGACGTACAACAAGATATTCCCTCACCTTTTTAAGAGCGCGGATGAGCTTCCATCAGGGCTTAAGGAACATTTGAGATATCCTGAAGATATATTCGATATACAGCTTGAGATTTATAAAAAATACCATATGACGGATTCAAGCATATTTTATACCAGAGAGGATATGTGGTCTGTTTCAGGTCCCACAGCCGATACGGATCAGGCACAGGCACAAAACAATTCTGAACCATCGTATATAATAATGAAGCTGCCGGACGGGAAGGATGAAGAATTTATGCTCATAAATCCATATACACCGGCCGGAAAGGGAAACATGGTCGCCTGGCTTAGTGCGAGGATGGATAAAGAAAATTATGGCAAGCTTATAGTATATAAGTTCCCGAGGCAGAAGACTGTATACGGTCCTTCCCAGTTTAAGGCCATGGTAAATTCCGACCCTACGATATCAAAGGAAAAATCCCTTTGGAACCAGCAGGGGTCGGGTATCATGGAAGGAACTACAATAACAATACCCATAGATAAATCTTTACTGTATGTTATGCCCTTATATATAAAATCAACAGGTTCTAACAGCATACCTGAGATGAAAAGGGTAATACTCGGATATGGAGATAGAATAGTGATGGAAGATACGCTTGGCAAGGCATTAAACAGCATGTTCAATATACAAAATACCGGTACCACAACAACCCAGCAGGAAGAAAATACCCATCCTGGCACGACTACTATAAATGAAAATGCCGGCAACCTGATTAAGGAGGCAAACGATGAGTTTGCAAAGGCCAAGGATGCTCAGCAAAAAGGCGACTGGGCGGGATACGGAAGCCATATAAACAAGCTTGAAAGCTTGCTTAAGCAATTAAACGAGTTATCAAAATAG
- a CDS encoding M1 family metallopeptidase, with protein sequence MINVYYKPDENSIFGSEKLSYKNTENIKLDKIYFHLYPNFYRNEDKISAMGNINSIYPEGFNPGQIDVIDAQVDNKTVKWDIESQDKTILCLNFTRPVNINQKIEIKIDFQEKLPYAYTAFGTFNGIACFENWYPVLCVYDSGGWHKEAGSAIGEPNFSEVADYEVEINVPKSEIVASSGKCIKEKDLDLGRKSLKLKADSVRDFTWFSSKSFDILQKKFNGVTIKSYFFSKDAAMGIKAIEYAKNAVKLFSDKFGKYPYDTFSVVETYLYGGAMEYPTITSVGRQYYENKDSKLLESAVAHETSHQWWYVTVGNNEYKEPWLDEAMATYSEYMYFEKYYGDDDLTQRLQTGIKNSNKHPGDSVDKFRNIDEYNNTVYLKGAYIIDEFRKKVGDSLFIETMKGYYDKYKFKNASISDFLDIVKNVCGSETAEFIRSRL encoded by the coding sequence ATGATAAATGTTTATTATAAACCTGATGAAAATTCGATATTTGGAAGTGAAAAACTATCATATAAAAATACTGAGAATATAAAATTAGACAAAATATATTTTCATTTATATCCTAATTTTTATAGAAATGAAGATAAAATATCTGCCATGGGAAATATAAACAGTATTTATCCTGAGGGGTTTAATCCCGGACAGATCGATGTTATTGATGCGCAGGTGGATAATAAAACAGTTAAATGGGATATAGAATCGCAGGATAAAACAATCTTGTGTTTAAATTTTACAAGGCCGGTAAATATAAACCAGAAAATAGAGATAAAAATAGACTTTCAAGAGAAACTTCCTTATGCATATACGGCCTTCGGTACCTTCAATGGGATAGCCTGCTTTGAAAACTGGTACCCTGTACTATGCGTATATGATAGCGGGGGTTGGCATAAAGAAGCGGGTTCGGCCATAGGGGAGCCCAATTTTAGCGAAGTTGCGGATTATGAGGTTGAAATAAATGTTCCAAAAAGTGAAATTGTCGCATCTTCAGGGAAATGCATAAAAGAGAAAGATTTAGACCTTGGGAGAAAGAGCTTAAAGCTGAAAGCGGACAGTGTCAGGGATTTTACATGGTTTAGCAGCAAATCTTTCGATATCTTACAAAAAAAGTTCAATGGAGTGACTATAAAGTCGTATTTTTTCTCCAAGGACGCCGCAATGGGGATCAAGGCTATAGAATATGCAAAGAATGCGGTTAAACTTTTTTCGGATAAGTTTGGTAAATATCCTTATGACACTTTTTCAGTAGTTGAGACTTATCTTTATGGAGGTGCAATGGAATATCCGACGATAACGTCTGTCGGCAGGCAATATTATGAAAACAAGGACAGCAAGCTATTGGAAAGTGCTGTTGCCCATGAAACGTCCCATCAGTGGTGGTATGTTACCGTAGGGAACAATGAATATAAAGAGCCATGGCTGGATGAGGCTATGGCAACCTATTCAGAGTATATGTATTTTGAAAAATATTATGGAGATGATGACTTAACACAGAGACTGCAGACCGGGATTAAAAATTCCAATAAGCATCCCGGCGATTCCGTAGATAAATTTAGAAATATAGATGAATACAATAATACAGTATATTTGAAAGGAGCATATATAATCGATGAGTTTAGAAAGAAGGTGGGAGATAGTTTATTTATTGAAACTATGAAAGGGTATTATGACAAATACAAGTTTAAGAATGCAAGTATATCTGATTTCTTGGATATCGTCAAAAACGTATGCGGTAGTGAAACAGCGGAATTTATAAGGTCAAGGCTCTGA
- a CDS encoding glycoside hydrolase, protein MDIKEFNNPGSIYRPAPFWSWNDKLDKEELKRQIDEMADKGWGGYFMHSRVGLVTGYLSPEWMEMIKACADEARATHTYAWLYDEDKWPSGFAGGKVAEMDVSYRGCRLVLIKKDEITDNDKPLEKFKSEGQEYAICKRRYSMGKPWFNGACYVDLMNPEAVKAFIGCTHEEYKKYCGGYFGKEIPGIFTDEPCYLYEHGPEPTLPWSDYLPGYFKKLKGYNIEDHLKELFYDTDDYHKIRFDFFDAATRLFLESWTKQYYNWCCRNNMKMTGHFMAEDSLTYQMQWIGAAMPHYEFMHWPGIDKLGRHIEQLVTVKQVSSVADQLGKERSFSEVFGCIGQQVSFYHRKWIADWQAALGISFVNSHLSLYSMRGERKRDYPADLFYQQPWWKDERKFGDYIGRLCYTVSQGKRDVDILVIHPIGSVWSEYSPLHEKNGLSKEKGFYDLPFESLSKKLIARKLDFHYGDEIIMENHAKVENGKLIIGRHSYTTVIVPPSLTLRANTVRLLKEFAKEAGPQRLIFIKQYPDRIDGETSDIGMPDGIIKTSSVDDAIGIVDGYYKDRVRITDTMANSNADKIICHKRISKDGETLFFANTDEKREINAEISLPGTRKPYILDLMSGEVYKTPVTYDEGRTLIRLKFYPAGSLLLLFPAHEIESHEALRFLDSGVMFGSFDKIVNVIDDWAVKPLEENVLPVNDVTLYLKGKCVVKDGPVTKVLHKYFYKAENGTPFKAEYKFEVLDIPEGDVFAAIEVAENLDRITINGTEVKPLKKRGEMGKFDPQKSWKDINFTKVPLNGNIKRGINTLVIEGKKVNNISAPACHVRVKDFNNHMPTEAEAIYIAGDFEVFDLDKVKFAIGNRKGNILGKNLTESGYPFYAGRAEYSSNVNYKGEGRAYLKINDVNAACVELYVNGHFVGVKYWAPYIFDVTKFVRDGNNELKIVAATTLFNLMGPNRIAGIENDTGVGPGTFVDFRRFTEKYKFMPFGISSACIYK, encoded by the coding sequence ATGGATATCAAGGAATTTAACAATCCGGGGTCAATATACCGGCCGGCGCCCTTTTGGAGCTGGAACGACAAGCTCGATAAGGAGGAGCTTAAAAGGCAGATAGATGAAATGGCTGATAAAGGCTGGGGCGGTTATTTCATGCACTCGAGAGTTGGGCTTGTCACAGGTTATCTTTCTCCTGAATGGATGGAAATGATAAAGGCATGTGCTGACGAGGCAAGGGCAACGCATACATATGCATGGCTCTATGATGAGGACAAATGGCCGTCGGGATTTGCAGGCGGCAAGGTGGCCGAAATGGATGTAAGTTATAGAGGATGCCGTCTTGTACTGATCAAAAAAGATGAAATTACTGATAACGATAAACCTCTGGAAAAATTTAAGAGCGAAGGACAGGAATACGCAATATGCAAGAGAAGGTATTCAATGGGGAAACCCTGGTTTAACGGGGCATGCTATGTAGACCTTATGAATCCTGAAGCCGTAAAGGCCTTCATTGGCTGCACCCATGAAGAATATAAGAAATACTGCGGCGGTTATTTTGGGAAAGAGATACCAGGTATATTCACGGATGAGCCGTGTTATTTGTACGAACACGGGCCGGAGCCAACGCTTCCGTGGTCGGATTATCTGCCCGGATATTTCAAGAAGCTTAAGGGTTATAATATAGAGGATCACCTGAAGGAATTATTTTATGATACGGATGATTACCACAAAATCAGGTTTGACTTTTTTGATGCCGCTACAAGATTGTTCCTTGAAAGCTGGACGAAGCAGTATTATAACTGGTGCTGCAGGAACAACATGAAGATGACGGGGCATTTCATGGCGGAAGATTCCCTCACATATCAGATGCAGTGGATAGGTGCTGCAATGCCCCATTATGAATTTATGCACTGGCCGGGAATAGATAAGCTTGGAAGGCATATTGAGCAGCTTGTAACAGTAAAGCAGGTGTCGTCCGTTGCTGACCAGCTTGGCAAGGAAAGGTCATTTAGCGAGGTATTCGGGTGCATAGGCCAGCAGGTAAGTTTTTATCATAGAAAATGGATCGCCGATTGGCAGGCAGCGCTTGGCATTAGTTTTGTGAATTCACATTTATCTCTGTATTCTATGAGGGGCGAGAGAAAAAGGGACTATCCTGCAGACTTATTCTACCAGCAGCCCTGGTGGAAGGATGAAAGAAAATTCGGCGATTATATAGGGAGGCTTTGCTACACTGTTTCGCAGGGCAAAAGAGATGTGGACATACTTGTTATACACCCGATTGGAAGCGTATGGAGCGAATATTCTCCGCTGCATGAGAAGAACGGACTATCAAAAGAAAAGGGATTTTACGATTTGCCGTTTGAATCGCTTTCTAAAAAATTGATTGCCAGAAAGTTGGATTTTCATTATGGCGATGAGATAATAATGGAAAATCATGCGAAGGTTGAAAATGGGAAGTTGATCATAGGCCGCCATTCATATACTACCGTAATAGTTCCGCCATCCCTTACACTAAGGGCGAATACTGTAAGGCTGCTTAAGGAATTTGCGAAAGAGGCGGGACCTCAAAGGCTTATATTTATCAAACAGTATCCGGACAGGATTGATGGGGAAACTTCGGATATTGGCATGCCGGACGGCATCATAAAGACATCCAGCGTCGATGATGCCATCGGTATTGTCGATGGTTATTATAAGGACAGGGTAAGGATAACCGACACGATGGCCAATTCCAATGCAGATAAGATAATATGCCATAAGAGGATATCAAAAGACGGTGAAACTTTGTTTTTCGCAAACACAGATGAAAAAAGGGAAATAAATGCTGAAATATCGCTTCCTGGGACAAGAAAGCCGTATATACTTGATTTGATGTCGGGAGAGGTTTATAAGACACCTGTCACATATGATGAGGGAAGGACATTAATAAGATTGAAATTTTATCCTGCAGGGAGTTTGCTTCTCTTATTCCCGGCTCATGAAATAGAATCCCATGAAGCATTGAGATTCTTAGACAGCGGCGTCATGTTCGGCAGTTTTGATAAAATAGTGAATGTAATCGACGATTGGGCTGTAAAACCCCTTGAAGAGAATGTACTGCCTGTAAACGATGTCACCCTTTATTTAAAGGGCAAATGTGTAGTGAAAGATGGGCCCGTGACAAAAGTGCTGCATAAGTATTTTTATAAGGCGGAGAATGGCACCCCGTTTAAAGCGGAATATAAATTTGAGGTGCTGGATATTCCTGAAGGAGATGTATTTGCAGCAATAGAGGTGGCGGAAAATTTAGATCGGATCACGATAAACGGTACAGAAGTAAAACCTTTGAAAAAGCGCGGAGAGATGGGAAAGTTCGATCCTCAAAAGAGCTGGAAGGATATTAACTTTACGAAGGTGCCCCTGAATGGGAACATAAAGCGGGGTATAAATACGTTAGTTATAGAGGGTAAAAAGGTTAATAATATATCCGCGCCTGCATGCCATGTAAGGGTTAAAGATTTTAACAACCATATGCCGACGGAGGCTGAGGCGATTTATATCGCAGGAGATTTTGAAGTTTTCGATCTTGATAAAGTAAAATTTGCAATAGGCAATAGAAAGGGGAATATTTTAGGCAAAAATTTAACAGAATCAGGTTATCCTTTCTATGCAGGTAGAGCAGAGTATAGCTCAAATGTAAATTACAAGGGAGAAGGCAGGGCATATTTAAAAATAAATGATGTCAATGCGGCATGCGTTGAATTGTATGTTAACGGGCATTTTGTAGGAGTAAAATATTGGGCTCCATATATCTTTGATGTAACCAAGTTTGTAAGGGATGGAAATAACGAATTAAAGATTGTGGCAGCTACAACATTGTTTAACCTGATGGGACCAAACAGGATCGCCGGCATTGAAAATGATACGGGAGTAGGTCCGGGAACTTTTGTGGATTTCAGGAGATTTACTGAAAAATATAAATTCATGCCCTTTGGAATCAGCAGTGCCTGTATATATAAGTAG